TGatagtatttgttatattattttaatgtactgtCATAACCACTGGTGTCTAGGACAGTAGTTTTAGGGTCTACTGCACTTTTTTAATCTTACTTATTTAACCATAGCAGCTTATGAATTTGAAGTCTGGCACTTATGCAGAAAAGGGTTTGCTTCCATATTGAAAAATAAGgtgaattataaaatattaaatatcaaaatcacttaagttataatctaaatatataaaatgaaaccatttGCATTGTTCAATCCTTGTTCAATTTGCAATTTGCAATTTCCTTTTGTGGTTTTAACACATATTTCTCTTCCGTTCTTTTGCTGACTAATATAGCACCTCGTGCAAACTGAAGACATTTACTtcgtgcttttatttttttttttttttttatctacgaCCATCTAATAACCACACTTGCAGATGTTCTTAGTTTTAATATAGCATTTCTGGTAAGCATTACATGCAACATATCCAGTTTAAACCAGATAACCAACCCTTAACCCCtttaaacaatgtaaacaaaaattataGATATATAAGAATACAAATATGGGTTTGGGGAAACCCTGGCTTACATTATCAGTTGAAACAGTTCTGACTGTTaccaaagaacaaaaaaaaaaaaaaaaaaactgcaaccagATGAACATTTCCATCTGTTTAATAACACTTACAGCaatcaaataaaatgcaattatgtATAATACTGATATTTACAACACCCAATTCATGTTAATAAATATGATCATGTTTCTGTATAAAATGCATGACACAGGAAGCTGTTAAATAGTGTGAGTCCACCAAAAGCATGTGCTCATCTACTGTAAACTATGTAAGAACATTTTTAATCCACAGTCTAAAAAAATATGGTTcttcaaaaggtttttttttttttttacattgcgaAGCTTACATACTGCCTATTTGTTTTTCTACTTTTGGCCTTCATAcacataaatgttttatatagatGTAGGAGACACACTGTAACTCTAACCTCACTCATCGCACCCAACGTCATCATCTGCAGTGAGAAACTGCCACTcagaatatatacataataatgaaAAAGTCTTCATTACTATATCCTCTTTCTATTTTGTGTTTTACTACAGGCTACAAGATATTATAAGACAAGGCAGATAGAgaggtaaaaacaatattaatgaatacaattataaaacactGTGAAGCATGGTTCTTTATAGAACTTTATAAAAAAGGTTCTGCTACTATTACAAGCCAAAATCAAATTTTGGTAGTTTAGaacaatttcttattttttttttggtgcgtGTTGTCTTTAAAGCATATATTtgactaaaaataaattattgaatcaGAAATTTTGAATTATCTCTTTCTGAAATATTTCATTAGATTCGCTGAAGAGATGGCATAGAGAAAAGGATTCAGACAGCAGTTTAGCAAAGCCAGAGTCTTGCTTGTATCACCATATACTTCGCGGAAGGACTTCAGTTGGGAATGAACATCTGGATGAGATGTTTTAGTCAGAGTTTTGACTATATCAATCACATTGATAATGTGCACAGGAGTCCAAAACAGAAAGAAAGCCACAACGATGCTGATCACAAGTCTTTTCTTGTAAGTCCTAACGTTTGTCCCCTGGTTTCTGGGTTCCTGGTCCTGTGGAGCTCTAGTTAGACTGGAGCTCTTGGCCTTTTGTCTCAACCCTTTGTCCAACCATAGATAACACATCAACATTGTCACAAATGGAATGATAAACCCAACCAGGATCTCAAAAAGCAAAAGAGTCACTTCTACAGACTGCGACTCCATTTTCCTCTGACATCTTTTAAGTCCATCCTTGTCTTCGAGTCCTTGGGTAAAAAGTACTGGCAGGGAAAAAGCAAAAGCTAGAAACCAGATGCCAATCAGCTGAAGGCGCCTGTGCCGTCTTTCCAGTCTTTGCAGTATCATTCTGTTAGTGACTCTTGACTTGATGACATTGTGATAGCGGTGGATGCTCATGGAGGTGACCGTCAGGACCCCAACATACAGACTACAGTGACCCAAAAAAAACAGGAACTGACAAAACCAAAGGCCAAGTTTCCATCCAAACAGTATTCCATACAGCACAAAAGGAGCCAAGCAAAGGGTCAAAGCATCAGAGACCGCAAGGTTTAGCATTAGTTTTAAGATAAAGCTCAGGTTTCTGTTCCACTCACGAGCAATGATGAGTATTACCGCAATGTTGCTTGGCAAACCAACCAAACAGCACAAACCCAGAACTACAGCAGGAGCGATCTTCTCTGAACCCATGGAAGTGCTGTTAGATGTGGAATTGAAGCCTATGTTGAGCTCCATCatgatcaaaaatattttttaatctcaAATTTTAGAAACCAAATTTATGAGTTACTGAAACAACCCCTCCCACAAAACGACATATGTGAAATGGCATGCTTACCTAtagctggaaacaaaaaaacaaagaccaCATATCATTGTCACAAGAACAGGTTTTAGCAGCActtgcattaataaataattagcaaTATGACAACAGTAAATCATATGATAAAAGATCAGTAACTAGTGCACaaacaaatatgaacattttatggaaacattttaaatttcaagTATGACCAGTGTTTTATAACAAGCTTCTCAGTAAGTTAGAATGTATTGGAAAAGttcgtttatttcagtaattcaggtCAAATTCTGAAACTCGTGTATTacataaattcaatgcacacagactgaagtagtctaagtctttggttcttttaattgtgatgattttggctcacatttaacaaaaacccaccaattcacgatctcaacaaattagaataagaTGAAATGCCAattagctaatcaactcaaaacacctgcaaactggtttcctgagccttcaaaatggtctctgacaatcattgacgcCCTTGacaaggagtgtaagtcacaaaaatgaaatgccaataagctggctgttcacagagtgctgtatccaagcatgttaacagaaagttgagtggaagaaaaaagtgtggaagaataagatgcacaaccaaccgagagaaccgcagccttacgatgattgtcaagcaaactggattcaagaattttagagaacttcacgaggaatggactgaggctggggtcaaggcatcaagagtcaccacacacagaagtgtcaaggaatttggctacagttttcGTATTtttcttgttaagccactcctgaaccacagacaacatcagaggagttttacctgggctaaggagaaaaagaaatggactgttgccattggtccaaagtccttttttcagataatagcaagttttgtatttcatttggaaaccaaggtcctagagtctggaggaagcgTGGAGAAGCTCATGTCCCAAGTTGCTTCAAGTCCAGTATTAAGTTTCcatagtctgtgatgatttggggtgcaaatgtcatctggtgttggtccattgtgttttttgaaaaccaaggCCACTgtacccgtttaccaagaaattttggagcacttcacaCTTCTTtatgctgaccagctttttgaagaggctgatttaattttccagaaggatttggcacctgcccacacttacaaaagcaccaaaagttggttaaatgaccatggtgtgcttgactggccagcaaactcaccagacctgagtACTGTCAAGAAGATGATGAGAGAAGAGAGTCTAATCAACGCAGAAGAGCTgaatgccactgtcaaagaaacctgggcttccctaccacctcagcagtgccacaaactgatcacctccatgccacgccaaattaAGGCAGTATTTAAAGCAAAAGGagaccctaccaagtattgagtacatgttcaataaattaaaataatttccagaaggccaacaattcactaaatgtttttattggttttatgaagtattttaatttgttgaattggtgggtttttgttaaatgtgagcccaaataatcacaataaaagaaccaaagacttactTCAGTTGATgtgaattgaatttaatacatgaatttcacaatttaagttgaattactgaaataaatgaaattctaatttattgagaagcactttGAGATAAAGACATATACAAATGACaacaaataatgacattttttattttgattacttttgatttattgtgatgtttttatcatcggTTTAAACTGTCACCATGATGGCATACATCGACTGCATCATTCATTGAAGGTTTCATTGGTTAGCAAAGGATGTAacgctaaatttctccaaatttgttccaaTGAAAAATAACTAACTCCTCTATACATTGAATGACCTGAGAGGgagttaattttataattttggtTGACAATTTTTCATTCACATTGTGCTTTATCTTGACTATGTAGCAAGCGTGGCTCTGCTAAACTCCAGGAAAGAGTGGGTTAAATTTATTTACAAGTTATGATTCATATCAGTCCAtccatttaaatagattttagagCAAAACAGTCTTAATTCCTAAGGTCAGAATAAGTGTGTAAAATGGTCTGTAAAACTAAATTAAGACAGTTTTTGGATAAAGAAACCCTGACTAATATTAACATATAGAGTACCATAATTAGCCATATTagaatataaattacaaaaattcaAATTCTTTTTTCATACACAGCAACAATAAATTATACAAACTGAAACCTGCAAAATATCCATGagaacaatttattataaaaagcaTAGACTAAtatacaaggttttttttaagtcactgaaactttttttttttccaaaagacACTGGGTTCACCATGTAGTCAAACTTAAAAATGTAGTTACTCGATGACAAAGTTCAATAACAAAGATTTTCAATGTAtctataaatgagaaaaaaaaaatgcacacattcCTATGCAATCTAAATCAACGTAACGCAGACAGGCCAGAAAATGCAATATTTCATAAACCTCAATGGACCTTGCCAACACCTTAACACAAAGTCTTCATCTGATACCCCATCAGACTGCGCTCACAGAGACAGCCCACGGTCAAGACAAAATCTCACGCCTCTCAATTGTAGATAAAGTTAAACCTGTGGAGGCGAATGAACAGATTGAACAAATGAACAACAATAGAAATAAGGATTTGCAATCATTTAATGTTATTAGACCGCATTTGCCAATATTATATTATGTGGAGCCCATGTACTACATGCTACAGCAGAGGTGAGCAAACTACGGCCCAGCGGGCACTTTCACCCGGCCCATGAGGCAGCTAGTCCAAAATTACTTCTGATGCAGTATCAGATAACATACAGTATTCAGCATATTCAGTCAGAATTAAAATGCACTCAAATATCAGGGCCAGAcataagcaaaataaatatttagtcccCTTTGcctattaatatataatattaaaaccccaaaacaacaaaagaaaataaatcacggAGCTTGTTACAGCGTTTTCTATCGCAGAATCCCGATGCTGATTACAAAACGTAATTTATTGTAATGCTAGTATGCAGACTAATGCAGTTATGAAAGAGAGCGAGATTGAGCATGTGTGAATTACCAGAGCACTGCATGTTCGTCTCTCAACATTTTTCGGCAGCAGCTTCTCTACCAATAGCGAATCTGTAAGTGAACCTTCTTCAAAAACAGTGGTGTAATTGA
This sequence is a window from Carassius auratus strain Wakin chromosome 43, ASM336829v1, whole genome shotgun sequence. Protein-coding genes within it:
- the LOC113061594 gene encoding leukotriene B4 receptor 1-like: MMELNIGFNSTSNSTSMGSEKIAPAVVLGLCCLVGLPSNIAVILIIAREWNRNLSFILKLMLNLAVSDALTLCLAPFVLYGILFGWKLGLWFCQFLFFLGHCSLYVGVLTVTSMSIHRYHNVIKSRVTNRMILQRLERRHRRLQLIGIWFLAFAFSLPVLFTQGLEDKDGLKRCQRKMESQSVEVTLLLFEILVGFIIPFVTMLMCYLWLDKGLRQKAKSSSLTRAPQDQEPRNQGTNVRTYKKRLVISIVVAFFLFWTPVHIINVIDIVKTLTKTSHPDVHSQLKSFREVYGDTSKTLALLNCCLNPFLYAISSANLMKYFRKR